TTGTGTACAACTTTGTACTCTAGGGTCTCGAAAAGGAGCAAGAATTAAACACCGAGTTCTTAAAGAAACTGACGTATGTTTATTCTAGCCAAATATCTCCACACAATCTtcaaaaaagtacaaaacaGGTTGATACCTTAGGCAACTACGTTGAACTAGCGTTCGCTAGTTTGACGGAGgtgacagcgccatctaccgggACATTGGGTAAACCAGTTCCGATATGCGTTTCGTACATGCCGCCCACCAAGGACAACATGTCCTTCATCATGACCGCCCACCGTGAAGTGTCTGAATTATTAGTTTGAATGTATACAAAGCTACCtttgaaaaactgaaaaagaaactGGTGGGGGATGATTTCTTATACTAATGACATAAtgatcttaaaaaaaatacactaaaattaaaaactaattagCTACCGGCAGGACACAAAGTTTAGACGTTGGTCGCTTTATCAAAGTATTCTTACACTTGATAGTTACCACTCTGGTCAGTTGATCTGAGGCAGGGTGTTTCTGCATGATTCTGCCGAAAAGCCACTTAGACGGAGGGAGATCATCCTCCTTCACCAAAACAACGTCCCCAACGTTAGGTTCGGGAACTTGATGTGCCCACTTGTACCGCTGTAAATAATGGGTTAAGTATTCGTTAGACCAACGACGCCAAAAGTTTTGTAGCATACGCTGGGTCAGTTGCCATCGCTTAAGGGTGCTAATATTCGAGCATTCATAGTTCCTTTCTGGAACCGTAACTAGAGGTTCTCCTATCAGAAAGTGACCCGGAGTTAAAGGGTTTGGCTCATTTGGGTCGTTGGGTACAACTGAGATAGGCCGTGAATTCAAGCAGGCCTCGATCTGGCTGAGTAGAGTCGCCATTTCCTCAAACGTAAGTGTCGACTCTCCAATAACCCTTTTGATGTGGTATTTGGTAGACTTAATCCCTGCTTCCCATAATCCATCGAAGTTCGGGCTCCTAGGAGGAATGAAGTGCCACGTGGTACCATTTAAAGCCAGACTTTCCGCTACTTCTTGGATTATAGCTGACTTCTGTGCATTAAAAAGGTCCTTTAATTCTTTAGCAGCTCCAACGAAGTTTGTGCCGTTGTCGCTGTAGATTTCTAAGCAGCGGCCGCGTCTGGATGTGAATCTCTTGAAAGCCTCAAGAAATCCACGAGAGGTAAGTTCACTCACTACCTCTAGGTGTATGGCTTTGGTAACCATACAGATAAACAAGCACACATACCCCTTGTATGAGTGATGTCCTCGGCCTTTTGAAGTTCTTAAATTGATGGGTCCGGCATAATCAACTCCGCTGCGGATAAACGCTCTACCTGGAGTAACTCTAGCAGGCGGTAAGGCTCCCATCAATTGCGTTTGGATCTTGGCTTTGTGACGAATGCAGCGCACACATTTGTGAATGTGCTGTTTCACTAAGTCCTTCGCTCGTACTATCCAGTAAGCTGACTTTAAATAGTTCAGCATAGCTCGCTGGTCGCCATGAAGAGTACGTTCATGGGCATCTGCCACAATCAGTTTGGTCAGATGCGAGTCGTAGGGCAAGATAATAGGATGTTTTGCTATTTCTAAGTCCGAAGCGTTCTCCAATCGGCCGCCCACTCGCAAAATACCGTTTTCAAGAAACGGCGTTAAAGAACGAATCTTGGACGTTTTTGAACTAATAAACCCGCTTTTGTTGATTTCCTCAATTTCGTTCTTGAACTCAGCGCTTTGACACTTTTTAATGCAGGTCATGGTTGCTTCATCCAACTCCCACTTTTGCAGATAACGTATGTTGACTGGGCTGTTCGGTGCGCTATCCCGCTTTCTAAAAAAAACGTCGGCAATAGGCAACAACACGTATGAGTCTGTTTAAGGATGAGTATCTGTTCCAGAACGCTTCTTCTACTATTCCTACGTGGACTCCTGCCGACTGTTCAAGATTCGTCTCGTTGTTTTTAGGCTTAGCATAATGAATGGTCTTGTCGTGTAAAAGTTTAGGGCCAAACTTCCACAGGTCGTGTTCTTTTAACTCTGCTGGTTGCATACCACGTGAAGCACAATCTGCCGGATTTTCTTTTGTGCGGATGTGAGCCCATTGCGCAGAATCCATGGTGTTTAATATCTCAGATACCCTGTTAGCTACGAATGTTTTCCAGCTGCTTGGGTGCTTGTTGAGCCACGCAAGAACTACTGTGGAATCCGTCCACGCTTTTATGTTTGGTTTGGGGATTTCCATGACTTCTGCAACTTCGGCCAGCAACTTAGTCACAAGTACAGCCCCACAAAGCTCTAATCTGGGAATGCTGACTTGTTTGACCGGTGATACTCTCGTTTTGGCTGTCACTAAAGCTACATGTATGTTCCCAGTTGAGTCAACTACTCGAAGATAAACGACAGCAGCGTAAGCGGCGTTGGATGCGTCGCAAAAACCGTGTAATTCATGCAGTGTATCATCCGCGTGCGTGTGAAGCCATCTTGGAATCCTGAAGTCTATAAGGTGAGCTAGCTGTTTACGGTAAGTTAACCAGTCCTGTAATATGTCAGATGGTGGCTCCTCATCCCATCCGATCCCTGCCAACCATAGACGCTGGATAAACATTTTTGCTGCAATGACACACGGTGCTAACCATCCCAATGGGTCGAACAAACGTGAAACatcagaaattatttttctttttgttgcaGGTGGCGATAGCGGCGGCAGTTTCACCGAGTACTGAAATTCATCGTCATCCCGGTTCCAGGTAAGTCCGAGTATTTTAGTTATATTATCTGTCTTTATTTCCAGATTGCTTTTTTCTTCTTCGTTTCCTAGGTTCTCTCCTTCTCTTTTATTGATCTGCTTTGACAACTCTTTTTTGTTGCTAGCCCATTTCTGTAGCACGAACCCTCCCTCATTCAATAAGCCTTTCATTTCACGGTACAGTTGTAGACCTTCTTCTTCTGTCTGGCATCCGGTCATCAAATCGTCCATGTAGAACTCTTGATGGACTCGTGGTGCAGCTATAGGATACTGCTCTCTGTGGTCGCAGGCTACCTGATTGAGTGCCTTTACTGCCAAGTAGGGCGCTGAAGCAGTTCCGAAAGTGACGGTCAGCAACTTGTAATCCTTGATTTCATCTTCAGCATTTTCGCGCCACACTATGCGCTGAAAGTCGGTGTCCTCGTTGGCTACTCTTACCATTCTGTACATTTTTACTATATCCGCCACTAGACAAACGGGGTACCGCCTCCAACGCATAATGAGGTGACGAAGTTCTGGCTGCAAGGTAGGTCCTGTCATAAGCTGATCATTCAGTGATATCCCCTCATCATATTTACAGGAAGCGTCAAACACGACTCTGACCTTCGTGGTGCTTTTATCCTCGCGGATCACGGCATGGTGAGGTAAGTAGATTGCTTCTCTCTTTTTATGATCAGGTTCTGTCACAAGTATCATATGGCCTAGTTGCTCATACTCTTGTATTACTTCTGTATATCTAGCCTTGAGAGTTTTATCTTTTTCCAATTTCCTCTCCAAACTACGTAATCTTTTAACTGCAATCTCCCTTGAATTTCCCTTGCAGGTATGATCGTCGCGAAACGGCAATTTTACGACATATCTGCCCTCTTGTGTTCTCACTGTTGTAGATGCGAAGAGATCTTCGCACCTTTGTTCTTCTTTGGTGAATAGTTTCGAGTGAACGTTTGGTTCTGCTTCTATTTCCCAGAATCTTTTTAACTGATCATCTTCATTCACCTGCGTATGTAGCACCGTCACAGTGTCATGTACACTCGTTGAACCGTCTGTGCCAGACAAAATCCACCCGAGAGTGGTGCACTGTAATAGAGGAAACCCCATTGGACCTTTGAGTACTCCATCTGTAATTATCTTGCAGTAGACTTCGCCTCCGAGTAGTACATCGATTTTATTGGGTGTATTATAAGTCGGATCAGCTAACGTAAGCTGTTTCTGTTTCAGCCATTCTGGAAATGTCACTTGTTTACCAGGAAGGTAATTGGTAACTTTGTTTAATACGTATGTCTTAACTACAATATTAAATGTTGGATCTGCGAGCGATTGAATCTTTAAGTCTACTGCGTATTTAGGCACAGCAGAAGTCGGCTCGCCTCCTAACCCCGTAATTGAACTTTTGATGGGAACTTTCTTTAACCCCAAGGCTTGTACCACAGCTTCAGTGACAAATGAAGACTGTGCGCCTGGATCTATGAATGCACGAATCACCTGATACTCGCCTGTTTTGGACTCAGCCTTTACGAGGGCTGTGGCTAATAACACTTCATCTTGCACTATCCCTGTCGCAAAACAGTTGACTATC
The sequence above is drawn from the Cydia strobilella chromosome 2, ilCydStro3.1, whole genome shotgun sequence genome and encodes:
- the LOC134749332 gene encoding uncharacterized protein LOC134749332, encoding MGFPLLQCTTLGWILSGTDGSTSVHDTVTVLHTQVNEDDQLKRFWEIEAEPNVHSKLFTKEEQRCEDLFASTTVRTQEGRYVVKLPFRDDHTCKGNSREIAVKRLRSLERKLEKDKTLKARYTEVIQEYEQLGHMILVTEPDHKKREAIYLPHHAVIREDKSTTKVRVVFDASCKYDEGISLNDQLMTGPTLQPELRHLIMRWRRYPVCLVADIVKMYRMVRVANEDTDFQRIVWRENAEDEIKDYKLLTVTFGTASAPYLAVKALNQVACDHREQYPIAAPRVHQEFYMDDLMTGCQTEEEGLQLYREMKGLLNEGGFVLQKWASNKKELSKQINKREGENLGNEEEKSNLEIKTDNITKILGLTWNRDDDEFQYSVKLPPLSPPATKRKIISDVSRLFDPLGWLAPCVIAAKMFIQRLWLAGIGWDEEPPSDILQDWLTYRKQLAHLIDFRIPRWLHTHADDTLHELHGFCDASNAAYAAVVYLRVVDSTGNIHVALVTAKTRVSPVKQVSIPRLELCGAVLVTKLLAEVAEVMEIPKPNIKAWTDSTVVLAWLNKHPSSWKTFVANRVSEILNTMDSAQWAHIRTKENPADCASRGMQPAELKEHDLWKFGPKLLHDKTIHYAKPKNNETNLEQKRDSAPNSPVNIRYLQKWELDEATMTCIKKCQSAEFKNEIEEINKSGFISSKTSKIRSLTPFLENGILRVGGRLENASDLEIAKHPIILPYDSHLTKLIVADAHERTLHGDQRAMLNYLKSAYWIVRAKDLVKQHIHKCVRCIRHKAKIQTQLMGALPPARVTPGRAFIRSGVDYAGPINLRTSKGRGHHSYKGYVCLFICMVTKAIHLEVVSELTSRGFLEAFKRFTSRRGRCLEIYSDNGTNFVGAAKELKDLFNAQKSAIIQEVAESLALNGTTWHFIPPRSPNFDGLWEAGIKSTKYHIKRVIGESTLTFEEMATLLSQIEACLNSRPISVRYKWAHQVPEPNVGDVVLVKEDDLPPSKWLFGRIMQKHPASDQLTRVLNVVLHDLKHAQALQTVQNPVGSDSPTKLYADLGDAH